A section of the Tepidisphaeraceae bacterium genome encodes:
- a CDS encoding LacI family DNA-binding transcriptional regulator codes for MSMKKVAELAGVSMSTVSRVVNDHPSISPNTAQNVRAAMATLNFRPVVRRNRIDGGSAASTLLIAYVVFGDSGRSTAPAFEQLIGGVSEVADGRNVDLIFSFASDLAHISPRVLNGDVDGLLLGGNRPGPEIQRRLEHLPSVWLMGNRQRPLWGHQVMPDNSAIGSIAADYLADRNHDQVVGMTASNSGWSLKFRALEFEEACKERDMRVTLLNAIEPEAAGSWSPAQLAITGAQLVDQMLSMTPRPTGIFISEDRLVAAVDAALTARGVSLGPDGSIDVISCNNERQYLAGLQMRPATIDINAAAIGRHGMELLIDLIRNPFSAGRTRVMIAPKLIEPSRIALAV; via the coding sequence ATGTCGATGAAGAAAGTGGCCGAGCTGGCCGGCGTGTCGATGTCGACGGTTTCGCGCGTCGTTAACGACCACCCCAGCATCTCTCCCAACACGGCACAGAACGTGCGCGCGGCGATGGCGACGTTGAACTTCCGCCCGGTCGTTCGGCGTAACCGGATCGATGGTGGCTCGGCGGCAAGCACGCTGCTCATCGCCTACGTCGTCTTCGGCGATTCGGGACGATCCACCGCGCCGGCGTTCGAACAGTTGATCGGTGGCGTGTCGGAGGTGGCCGACGGGCGGAACGTCGACCTGATCTTCAGCTTCGCATCCGACCTGGCGCACATCTCACCGCGCGTGCTGAACGGCGACGTCGACGGGCTGCTGCTGGGCGGTAACCGGCCGGGGCCCGAGATCCAGCGCCGGCTCGAACACCTGCCGAGCGTCTGGCTGATGGGCAACCGCCAGCGCCCGCTGTGGGGCCACCAGGTGATGCCCGACAACTCCGCGATCGGCAGCATCGCCGCCGACTATCTCGCCGATCGCAATCATGACCAGGTGGTCGGCATGACGGCCTCGAACAGTGGCTGGTCGCTGAAGTTTCGCGCTCTTGAGTTTGAAGAGGCATGCAAGGAGCGCGACATGCGCGTCACCCTGCTGAACGCGATCGAGCCCGAGGCCGCCGGGTCCTGGAGCCCCGCGCAACTGGCGATCACCGGGGCGCAGCTGGTCGACCAGATGCTATCGATGACGCCGCGCCCCACCGGCATCTTCATCTCTGAAGACCGCCTGGTGGCAGCCGTCGACGCGGCGCTGACGGCGCGGGGCGTGTCGCTCGGGCCCGACGGTTCGATCGACGTAATCTCGTGCAACAACGAGCGTCAGTATCTGGCCGGCCTGCAAATGCGGCCCGCGACGATCGACATCAACGCCGCCGCGATCGGGCGGCACGGCATGGAATTGCTGATCGACCTGATCCGCAACCCCTTTTCCGCCGGCCGCACGCGCGTGATGATTGCGCCGAAGCTAATCGAGCCGTCGCGCATCGCCTTGGCGGTGTGA